Proteins from a single region of Pyrus communis chromosome 6, drPyrComm1.1, whole genome shotgun sequence:
- the LOC137737722 gene encoding protein SPIRAL1-like 1 — translation MGRGVSSGGGQSSLNYLFGSGEAPKPAANNAQAAPVPDEPASKPVAPAPAPEPVDITKAIPAGIHSTSTNNYMRADGQNTGNFITDRPSTKVHAAPGGGSSLGYLFGGPGGN, via the exons ATGGGTCGTGGAGTTAGCAGCGGTGGGGGACAAAGTTCTTTGAACTATCTTTTTGGGAGTGGAGAGGCTCCAAAACCAGCTGCCAACAATGCTCAAGCTGCGCCAGTTCCAGATGAGCCTGCTTCCAAGCCTGTTGCTCCTGCTCCTGCTCCTGAACCAGTTGATATCACCAAGGCGATTCCTGCTGGTATCCATAGCACCTCTACAAACAACTACATGCGTGCAGATGGCCAGAACACCGGAAACTTCATAACG GATCGACCCTCGACCAAGGTCCATGCTGCCCCAGGCGGTGGATCTTCGCTGGGTTACCTCTTTGGTGGACCGGGTGGTAACTGA
- the LOC137737721 gene encoding ubiquinone biosynthesis protein COQ4 homolog, mitochondrial-like translates to MLGSARVRLNRWQQAAVAVGSAVGALLDPRRADLIAALGETTGKPAFERVLERMTRSPEGRAILLEKPRVISVNVGHAWDLPANTFGAAYAKFMGSRNFSPDDRPPVRFMETDELAYVAMRAREVHDFWHTLFGLPTNLMGESALKVIEFEQMYLPMCLMSVIGGSARFNEKQRKLFFQHYFPWAIQAGMQCTDLMCVYYERHFHEDLEDVRRKWGIIPAPAPPKQA, encoded by the exons ATGTTAGGAAGTGCCCGTGTTCGGCTGAACCGGTGGCAGCAGGCGGCTGTGGCGGTCGGTTCGGCTGTGGGCGCATTGCTGGACCCAAGAAGAGCTGATCTCATAGCAGCTCTTGGAGAGACAACTGGGAAACCTGCATTTGAAAGAGTTCTTGAAAGAATGACGAGGAGCCCTGAAGGCAGG GCCATACTGTTGGAGAAACCCCGTGTAATATCTGTAAACGTGGGTCATGCATGGGATCTACCAGCAAACACATTTGGTGCTGCCTATGCGAAGTTCATGGGATCTAGGAACTTCTCCCCAGATGATCGACCACCAGTGCGGTTCATGGAGACAGATGAGCTTGCATATGTGGCCATGAGGGCTCGCGAGGTGCACGACTTCTGGCACACCCTTTTTGGCCTTCCAACGAACTTGATGGGGGAGTCGGCCCTCAAGGTAATAGAGTTTGAGCAAATGTACCTCCCCATGTGCCTGATGTCCGTCATAGGGGGCTCAGCGAGATTCAACGAGAAGCAAAGGAAATTGTTCTTTCAACACTACTTCCCTTGGGCCATCCAAGCTGGAATGCAGTGCACAGATCTCATGTGCGTGTATTACGAGCGGCACTTTCACGAGGATTTGGAGGACGTTCGGAGAAAGTGGGGTATAATTCCTGCCCCTGCTCCTCCTAAACAAGCCTGA
- the LOC137736558 gene encoding cytochrome P450 78A5-like produces the protein MSVENHLIFIPRSILHSSDLGFETFACFVLLTVVCAFCFAPGGLAWALCKDRAFRAIPGPPGYPLIGSLTVFIGSARHRVLAKLARSFRAEALMSFSVGLSRFVIASQPETAKEMLNSTAFANRPVNETAYELLFNRAMGFAPYGEYWRNLRRIAATHLFSPKRIAGSEVFRREVGLKMVEELRRLMLKNGQVQVKKVLHFGSLNNVMMTVFGRCYEFDKGGDGLELEKLVTEGYELLGVFNWSNHFPFLSWLDLQGVRKRCRKVVSKVNGFVGKIIEEHRLERVKGGSFEKERVGDFVDVLLNLEEDDKLSDSDMISVLWEMIFRGTDTVAILLEWILARMVLHPEIQSKAQSEIEAVVGSARTVQGSDIANLPYLQAIVKECLRVHPPGPLLSWARIAIHDVYVGDNFVPAGTSAMVNMWAITHDAKVWTEPEKFNPERFMAEDVSIMGTDLRLAPFGSGRRVCPGKALGLATVQLWLAQLLQNFNWIGSENGDVDLSECLKLSMEMKSPLVCRAVPRFV, from the exons ATGTCTGTCGAAAATCACCTCATATTCATACCTAGGTCGATTCTTCACTCCTCCGATCTGGGTTTCGAGACATTTGCCTGTTTTGTGCTTCTCACGGTGGTCTGCGCCTTCTGCTTCGCTCCCGGAGGCCTCGCCTGGGCGCTGTGCAAGGATCGAGCTTTCCGGGCTATTCCGGGTCCACCTGGCTACCCCCTCATTGGGTCGCTCACCGTTTTCATTGGGTCGGCTCGCCACCGAGTGCTGGCCAAGCTCGCCAGGAGCTTCAGGGCCGAGGCTTTGATGTCTTTCTCTGTCGGTCTCAGCCGGTTCGTGATCGCCAGCCAACCGGAAACGGCGAAAGAGATGCTGAACAGCACAGCTTTCGCTAACCGTCCTGTGAATGAGACGGCCTACGAGCTTCTCTTCAACAGAGCGATGGGGTTCGCGCCGTACGGTGAGTACTGGAGGAATCTGAGGAGGATTGCAGCGACCCATTTGTTCAGTCCAAAGAGAATCGCTGGCTCTGAGGTTTTCCGACGCGAAGTGGGGCTGAAAATGGTCGAGGAGTTAAGGCGTTTGATGTTGAAGAACGGCCAAGTTCAGGTGAAAAAGGTGCTTCATTTCGGTTCTCTGAACAACGTTATGATGACAGTTTTTGGGCGGTGCTACGAGTTCGACAAAGGTGGCGATGGGCTGGAGCTCGAGAAACTGGTGACTGAAGGGTATGAGCTGCTGGGGGTGTTCAACTGGAGCAACCATTTTCCGTTTCTGAGTTGGCTGGATTTGCAGGGCGTAAGGAAGAGGTGCAGAAAGGTGGTTTCGAAAGTGAATGGTTTTGTTGGAAAAATCATCGAAGAACATAGGCTTGAGAGAGTGAAAGGTGGCAGCTTTGAGAAGGAAAGGGTTGGAGATTTTGTTGATGTTTTGCTTAATTTGGAGGAAGATGACAAACTCAGCGATTCTGACATGATTTCTGTGCTTTGg GAGATGATTTTCAGAGGAACCGACACGGTTGCCATACTACTTGAATGGATTCTTGCAAGAATGGTGTTGCACCCAGAAATACAGTCCAAAGCTCAGTCTGAAATCGAAGCCGTGGTGGGCTCCGCGAGAACCGTCCAGGGCTCCGACATTGCCAACCTGCCTTACCTCCAAGCCATTGTGAAGGAGTGCCTGAGGGTGCACCCGCCGGGCCCTCTCCTCTCCTGGGCTCGCATTGCCATCCATGATGTCTACGTGGGAGATAACTTTGTCCCGGCTGGAACTTCGGCCATGGTGAACATGTGGGCAATCACACACGACGCGAAGGTCTGGACTGAGCCGGAGAAGTTTAATCCGGAGCGATTCATGGCGGAGGATGTGAGCATCATGGGGACTGATCTGAGGCTGGCGCCTTTCGGTTCCGGAAGGAGGGTTTGTCCTGGGAAAGCGTTGGGATTGGCCACCGTCCAGCTCTGGCTTGCTCAGCTGCTACAGAACTTCAACTGGATTGGTTCGGAGAATGGTGACGTGGACTTGTCGGAATGTTTGAAGCTTTCGATGGAGATGAAGAGCCCGTTGGTTTGCAGAGCGGTTCCTAGGTTTGTTTGA